A segment of the Lactobacillus sp. ESL0700 genome:
GTTTAACTAAGATTGGTTTTGAATGCGTCAAGCCAAATGGTGCTTTCTACATTTTTGCTAAAATTCCGGATGGCTTAGAACAAGACGATGAAAAGTTCATTTATGAATTGGTTGATAAGGCTCGCGTAGCCGTAACTGCCGGTTCCTGCTTTGACAAAGGCGGCAAGGGCTGGATTAGATTTTCTTATGCCGTTTCGATGGATGTCATTAATGAAGGCCTGAAGCGACTGGAAAAGTTCGTCAAAGAAAATAAGAAATAAAATTTAAGTAATTTTTACTTGCAATTACGCACGTTTTTCGGTAATATAATTAACGTGCGTTATGGAGGAGTAGCGAAGTGGCTAAACGCGGCGGTCTGTAAAACCGCTCTCTCTGAGTTCGGCGGTTCGAATCCACCCTCCTCCATTGATTGGGTTATAGCCAAGCGGTAAGGCACTAGTTTTTGGTACTAGTATGCGCTGGTTCGAATCCAGCTAACCCAATAATTCTTAAAAGAATTACCCAACCCTAAAAGAAGCAACTTCTGAATAGAAGTTGCTTCTTTTTTAACAAAAAAATATCCAGCCTACCGACTGGATATTAGTTTTAATTATTAAAAGTTAGCCCGTTTAATGTAGCGGTTATTGTCAACGATGTAGTAACGTTGACCCTTGATTAAAACGGAGCTGCCGTAAGTGCGAATACTGGACTTAGCAGATAATACCTTGTGACCAATCCGCTTACCGTGCTTATTATATAGGTAAGAATTGTGAGTCAAGGTCCGCTTAGTACCATCAATGTTAGCTGCTAAGACGCGCTTATTACCGTGGTCAAATTCGTAATATTGTTTGCCATTAATTGTTTCACTAATGGCAGCGTAGCACTTAGTACCAATCTTTAAAATCAGTTTATTAGTCCGCTTGCCATTTTCGTCATAAATGTAAGCCTTGTGCTTAAGAACACCATTAATGACTAACCCATCAACATCACCAGGACGTTGTGGTGTTGGGTTGATTTCGACTAAGTCGCCTTTTTTAATGTATTGATTTTGGTCAATTAAGTAGTATTCAGTACCGTTGATGCTAACAGGATCGCCAAAGGTAGGGATGTATTGGTCTTTAGCTAAAACAATTGGCAATCCTTGGTTACCGTTTTGATCATAAATGTAAGAATCGCGAGCAAGTTCGCGAGTTTTGCGGTCAATGTTTCCGGCAGCGATATATAATTGGTTCTTTAAGTTGTAGAACTTACGGTTATTGATTAAAGTCGTACCGTAAGTTTCAACAGTTGAACCAGCATTCATTGTTACATCATTGGCCCGTTTGCCGTCTTGATTGTACAAAAAGGCATTGTGGACTAACGTTTTTTCTTCAGGATCAAAAGATTCCGTTAATTTTTGACGAACAACTGGTTTATCATCAGCATCGTTAGTCTTAGCTGGGGCACTTGTTACCTCGGCCTTAGGTGCAGTCGCGGTTTGTGTTGTCTTAGCATCAGTAGTCGCCGCATTTACAGTTTGCTTACTGAGACCAACTACGCCAGAGGTAAGAGCCAAGCCGATTAATCCAAACTTGATAATATTTTTACTTGAGAAACGATCATAGCCAGTTAATTGTTGACGGTTATGTTTCATATAGAATCCAACCTTTCTAAAGTTTCTTTAATAGTATTGTACTATTTTCTAAAATACACCTTCATTTTACCTTAAAATCAAGATTTTCTCGAATGTTTTTTGTTAAAAACAATTTGCTTAAATTAGGCCAAGCAAATTAAAATAAAGGGGAAGCAATGAGTAAGATTTACTTTTACAAGTTAGTTTTAACTATTGACCTTGAAAAAATAGTACAATGATAGCTAGTTTACTGTTCACTGAGAAAGGGATTGTTATGCCAAGACTAATTAAAGTGGGAGCTGGTGGTGGTGAAATCAGCTGGCATGAGGCGTTGAAGGATTTACGCGCTGATGATGTGATGTTTTTGGAGCCGGGATTTTATGAATTGCCGCAAGGAATTACCTTAGCAGATATTACAATTAAGGGTACTGGCAGCCTGCCCGAAGATACGACGATTTTGGGGTATGTTAATGTTGCAGCTGACAGTCGCTTCGTTAATTTAGAAAATTTATGCATTAACACAAATAATGATAATAATACTTTGTTTGTGCCGGCTGAGGCGAATACTTATCTTAGTCTGCGTAATTGTGTCATCAAGGGCTTTGGCAGTGATACGGCAGCGATTGCGGCTAACGGTAAGATTACGCTGGAACTTTATTCAACTAAGATTATGAACGGCTCGGTGTCATTGTTTGCGGATGCCGATTTTCGCTTGGAAATGAACGATTCTTCTATTGAAAATGTGGCCGAAGAATTTGGCGTTTTGGCTTTGGAAGGTCGCGGGACAGCGATAATTAATAATTCGCGCATTCACGGCAGTATTGATACTTTTGTCAAAACTAATGCCGAAGTGGATTTGAATAATTCGGTTGCCGATACGATTTTATTGCAAGGGAAAACATGGCTGAATATGCTAAACAGCAAGATTTTGTCTGATGATGACGCTTGTATGTATATTACCGATGACTCTTGGGTGAATATCGTTGATAGTTATTTCACCGGCGGAATATATTTGGATAAAAAGCCTCATGTGATTGTTCAAAATAGTCAGCTTAGTCGGATAATTGCAGTTAATGAAACGCAAATTACCCTGATTAATTCGGTAATTTTAAATCATGCGGACTTTCAAGACACCGCAAATTGTATTGCACGACGCGTAACCTTTAATGGTGGCAATGAATACCAATATTTTTTGGCACTAGGTGACAAGGCACAAATTGAAGGACACGACTTAGTGTTTAACCCTAACGGTGCAAGTTTAGCAGTTCAGGATAATGCGCAGATGCGGGTTAGTGTAGTGGCTTCAAGCGAGGAATTATTGCCAGTGGAATGCAGCTCAAAAGCCAATGTCAATATCTTAGGAATTAAATGGACCGCTAAGAAAAAATCGTGATAAAAATCTAGCCGTTTTTGTTTGTGCAAATTAGACCAATTTAGATTATAATAAAAGGACACATTTGGAGGAGTGCCTCATGGAAGAACCAATGTACATCAAAATTCATAATCAGATTAAACGCGACATTGAAAATCACGTCTATCGTGTTGGCAGCAGGATCCCTGCCGAGCGGCAGTTGGCGCTAAAGTTTGGTGTGTCCCGCATGACGCTGCGACAGGCGATTAAGACCTTAGAGGATGAGGGGATTTTGGAGCGCCGCCTTGGCAGTGGTACTTATGTTGCCAGCCAGAAGGTCCAGGAAAAAATGTCGGGCATCATGTCATTCACCGAGATTACACATGCTAACGGACAGACACCATCAAGTAAGTTAATTTCCTATCATATTGGTAAACCATCTTTATCAGAAAAAGAGCGGCTGAACCTTGCCGATAATGAAGAAATTTTGCGGATGGAACGGATTCGTTATGCCGATGAGGTGCCGATCTGTTATGAAGTGGTTACTATTCCGTATCGCTTAATTCAAAAAATGTCTAAATCTGATATTTCTTCGCACTTATACCAAACTTTGGCCAAAAACGGTTATGAAGTTGGTCAGGTGACCGAGCATATTTCGGCGGCTGTTGCTAATGAAAATGCGGCGCGCTTATTAGATGCCCGCAAGGGTGAGGCCTTAATTACAAGGTTGCAGGTAACGGAACTGACAACTGGTGAGCCGTTTGAATACACGCGAGCTAGCTATGTTGCTGATCGGTTCGAATTTACCTTTTCAAAATAAAATAAAATAAAACTCTGAATTAACTAAAGTTAGTTCAGAGTTTTTTTAATTATTTCAAGTCTTCTTTGATTTTACTAGTTGAAATCCCAGGAGTGCGAGGTAAATAGACGACCTTACAATATGGTTTAAGAAAATCGAATTTACCTTCCCAGTCATTGCCCATGACGAAGGTATCAATGTCGTATTTTTGAACATCACTAATTTTTTGTTCCCAACCATCTTCTGGGATGACTTCGTCAACGTAGCGAATTGCTTCCAAAATGTATTTGCGTTCGGCATAATTGTTGTAGGATTCCTTGTGCTTTTGCAGCTGGTTAAATTCATCAGTTGAAAGGCCGACAATTAAGTAGTCGCCCATTTCCTTTGCCCTTTTGAGCAGGCGAACATGTCCGTAGTGCAGTAGATCGAATGTGCCGTAAGTAATAACTTTTTTCATTTTGTAAACGCTCCTATTTGTGCAGCTACCTTAATCGTATCATATTTATAGTATATAAGTTAAAACATATCCCGCAAGGCCTAATTGTTTGCTAAAATAAGATTAAAAAGTGCTCTAGGAGGCTGACAATTGAGTAAAGTAAACGTTTTAGGGATTGACTTCGATAACAAAAGTTTCACCCAATTTCAAAATGAATTTGTTGGTCGGATTAATACCCACCAGTCAACTTTTGTTGTTACTGCTAATCCCGAGATTGTAATGGCGGCGAATGAAAATCCTGAATTTATGAAAATCCTGAATTTTGATGCTGATTACATTACACCCGATGGTATTGGAATTGTGAAGGCAGCTAAAATGTTAAACACACCGCTTAAGGAGCGGGTAACGGGCTATGATTTATTTGTGTGGCTGATGAAGCTCGCTAACGAGCGCAATTTGCGGGTATATTTAATTGGTGCTAAACCAAGCGTTATTCATGCTATCCAGGAAAAAATTGCCCGCGAATATTCGGGAATTCAATTAGTTGGTGCCGAAAATGGCTATTTTAACGAAGACCTGGAAGTTATGGCTTATCAGATTGAACGGACAGAACCTGACTTGGTGTTTGCTGCATTGGGTTCCCCAAGACAGGAAAAGCTGCTGTCACTTTTGCGGAAGAACTTGCTGCCCGCATTAATGATGGGAGTTGGCGGCAGCTTCGACGTCTTTTCAGGAGCTGTTAAGAGAGCACCATTATTTTGGCAGCATGCCCATCTTGAGTGGTTTTACCGTTTAGTTAAAAACCCGAGCCGCTTTAAACGGATGATGGTTTTGCCGAAATTTGTCCACGAAATTCACGAAGAAAAAAAGGAAAAGAAGTAACATGAAAGTTTTGCATGTCAACGCTGGTCTAGAAGCAGGCGGAGGGTTGACGCATATTGTTAACTTATTAACGGAAGCCAAAAAGGAAGGTGAAGATTTTACTTTACTTTGCCTTGCTGAAGGTCCAGTTGCCCAAGCTGCACGAGAAGCGGACTTGCGAGTTGCAGTGCTCGGAATTAATAGCCGCTACGATGTAGCAAGTCTAGGTAAACTTGCTGTCTTTATTAATGATGGTAATTATGACATTGTCCATACTCATGGGGCGCGGGCTAACTTGTTCTTGGCATTAATTCGGCACAAACTCAGCGCTAAGTGGTGTGTGACGGTCCATTCCGACCCTTACCTTGACTTTGCTGGTCGCGGTATGCTGGGCAAGTTGTTCACGGCGGCTAATCTTTATGCACTTAGAAAAAGTGACTGCGTGTTTGCTGTAACCAAAAATTTTGCTAACTTACTTGTGCACAAGGCGCATGTTAATCAAAATAAGGTTCATGTGATCTACAATGGTATTTTCTTTCATCAAGATAGTGAAATTCCGGCCAAATATCCCGAAGCGACGTTTAATATAATTAATGTTGCGCGCGTGGAAAAGGTTAAGGGCCAGGATTTATTATTGCGAGCTTTGAAAAATCTAGATAATGCCAATGTTCATTTGTATATTGCTGGCGATGGTTCGCAAATGACAGCGTTAAAAGATTTAGTGCAAAAGCTAGATTTGGGCCCGCAAGTGACATTTCAAGGTTTTATGACGCAAAAGCAACTGCAAAATTTATATCGGCGGATGGATTTGGCAGTTCTGACTTCGTATTCAGAAAGTTTCCCCTTAGTTCTGCTCGAAGCCTGTGATAATCTAGTGCCGCTGCTATCTACCGATGTTGGTGATATTGAAATGATGATTCCAGATCAAGATAGCGGCTTTATAGCTAAGGTCGGAGACCTTAGCTCAATTACAAATGCTTTGCGTCAGGCAGTTGCTACACCT
Coding sequences within it:
- the tagD gene encoding glycerol-3-phosphate cytidylyltransferase, translated to MKKVITYGTFDLLHYGHVRLLKRAKEMGDYLIVGLSTDEFNQLQKHKESYNNYAERKYILEAIRYVDEVIPEDGWEQKISDVQKYDIDTFVMGNDWEGKFDFLKPYCKVVYLPRTPGISTSKIKEDLK
- a CDS encoding WecB/TagA/CpsF family glycosyltransferase — translated: MSKVNVLGIDFDNKSFTQFQNEFVGRINTHQSTFVVTANPEIVMAANENPEFMKILNFDADYITPDGIGIVKAAKMLNTPLKERVTGYDLFVWLMKLANERNLRVYLIGAKPSVIHAIQEKIAREYSGIQLVGAENGYFNEDLEVMAYQIERTEPDLVFAALGSPRQEKLLSLLRKNLLPALMMGVGGSFDVFSGAVKRAPLFWQHAHLEWFYRLVKNPSRFKRMMVLPKFVHEIHEEKKEKK
- a CDS encoding glycosyltransferase; translation: MKVLHVNAGLEAGGGLTHIVNLLTEAKKEGEDFTLLCLAEGPVAQAAREADLRVAVLGINSRYDVASLGKLAVFINDGNYDIVHTHGARANLFLALIRHKLSAKWCVTVHSDPYLDFAGRGMLGKLFTAANLYALRKSDCVFAVTKNFANLLVHKAHVNQNKVHVIYNGIFFHQDSEIPAKYPEATFNIINVARVEKVKGQDLLLRALKNLDNANVHLYIAGDGSQMTALKDLVQKLDLGPQVTFQGFMTQKQLQNLYRRMDLAVLTSYSESFPLVLLEACDNLVPLLSTDVGDIEMMIPDQDSGFIAKVGDLSSITNALRQAVATPKNELEEMAVREKAYITEHFSVANQLEAIIQEYQAVIKR
- a CDS encoding GntR family transcriptional regulator — protein: MEEPMYIKIHNQIKRDIENHVYRVGSRIPAERQLALKFGVSRMTLRQAIKTLEDEGILERRLGSGTYVASQKVQEKMSGIMSFTEITHANGQTPSSKLISYHIGKPSLSEKERLNLADNEEILRMERIRYADEVPICYEVVTIPYRLIQKMSKSDISSHLYQTLAKNGYEVGQVTEHISAAVANENAARLLDARKGEALITRLQVTELTTGEPFEYTRASYVADRFEFTFSK
- a CDS encoding SLAP domain-containing protein, which produces MKHNRQQLTGYDRFSSKNIIKFGLIGLALTSGVVGLSKQTVNAATTDAKTTQTATAPKAEVTSAPAKTNDADDKPVVRQKLTESFDPEEKTLVHNAFLYNQDGKRANDVTMNAGSTVETYGTTLINNRKFYNLKNQLYIAAGNIDRKTRELARDSYIYDQNGNQGLPIVLAKDQYIPTFGDPVSINGTEYYLIDQNQYIKKGDLVEINPTPQRPGDVDGLVINGVLKHKAYIYDENGKRTNKLILKIGTKCYAAISETINGKQYYEFDHGNKRVLAANIDGTKRTLTHNSYLYNKHGKRIGHKVLSAKSSIRTYGSSVLIKGQRYYIVDNNRYIKRANF